The genomic interval TTTTCCCAGCAGTATCTTATTTTCAAGTGTTATTACTCCGCCAACAGCAACTTTCGGATACGTTTTCATATCTTTCTAATTCTAACGGAATATTTTTATTTATTTATCTTTTCATTGTTGCTTCCTGGAAGAGGGGCTTCTATGGTTCCTATATCTTCTATGCTTTTCCCTCTTTTTTTAGCAAAGTGTGCCACGAATATTCCTATTAAGGCAATAAGAATAACTGTGGCTGTTGTAGCCAGGCTGTATGGAAATACAGGAGGTATAACACTGAAATACACCCCGAATACCAGCACTATCAGGGATGTGATAGGCAATATTATATGTAAACCAATATTTAATTCATGTAGTTTATGATATAGAAATGGCAAAGCGAAATCGCTCATTATATGACCAGCAAAAAGTGCCAGGCTTGCAATTGTGATCAGTATTATGTAACCATAAAAAGGCCCATAGACCAGCCCTACAATAACACTTACAACTATACTGGATATTCCCATAAAAGCAATTGCGTTTGAAGGAGTTTTGTACTTTGGATGAATTTTGACAAACCATGGCGGCATTACGCCATCCCTGGAAAATGAGTAAGATATCCTGCCAAGGACATTCAGTGGAGATACCATGGATACAAAAACACTGTTGAATAGCAGGATAACAATCACTACTAAAAATGGAAATCCAAGAAACTTATCCGATAGTATTAGCCCGGGAATTAATTCAGTAGCGAAGTTCCCCATTTTTGTAGGTCCCCATCCTATGGTAAATGCATATGCAACAAGTAAAAACAGTGCTCCTGTTATAACAAAACTCACTGCCATGGCCTTCTTAATATTTGTTCTTGGCATCTTTGCCTCTTCCCCTATGTAAACGGCCCCGGAAGCACCTGTCATTAGAAACGTTCCGAGGACTACTCCCTCAAAAAGAGGTGATATCCCTCCGGACAATTCTGGAAGAAAAACGGTACCGGTGTTTTTCGGCCCTGAAATTATTATGATTGCTGCACTTAAAATTATAAGTATTGCTATCTCCAGCAATGAACCAAATAGGGCATACTTCACTGACGGTTTAATTCCTATATAAGGCAATACAGTAAAAATCAATACAAATACAATTAAAATTGGAATCCAGAGATATTTCGATACTGTGATACCAAAAAAGTCTGAAAAAATAGCAGGAATTAAAACTCCCGAAAAGAATAGAGTAGTGTTAGCAAGGATCGCATACTCAAACATTAAATATATGAGCCCATCAAAAAGTCCATATTTTGGGCCTATAGCTTTTCTGGTAAAAGTATAGAACCCGCCTGCACTGGCAATTTTAGTGGAATACTGGTAGGGGGTGTTTACCCAGATAAGCCCGCTTATCACTGCTATAAGTATAGCCAGTGGCAGTGCACCTTTAGCGTATAATGCAGCTCCCGTAAGGGAAGTTACAACTGAAGCAAGGGGTGCTGTAAATGCAATTGTTTGCCCGACAAGGGGCCAGAAACCTACTGATCCACGCATCAAACCTGTTTTTACCATTATTATTACCTCGATATCAATATAATGTTATTTAATAAAAGTATTTCTACTATTAGCTATAATTTTTGTTTTAGCTTTAATATTAATATATATTACGTAGTAATATAAAGTAAAAATATGTATTAGAATTAAACTTCATATAGATATTTCCATTTATACCATAAGGTTATGTTATGTTTTCATGTATTTAAGTATTCCACATTAACCTGTTTTTATTCCGGGCATACCTGTTAAATATCCTACTGTATTCCGATAAAAATTAGGAACCCGTACGGCAACAATTATAAGAAATTAAAACGTGAAATTATCTGACTAATTTCTAAGTAGCCATATTTCTCCACCCACTATAATGTTTAAATATTCTTTATTAATGGTTGCCTAAATGAGCGAAACTGATGAAATACTGGACTATCTTAATGTTAAATCCGTTGATGGCTTATTCAGTGATATCCCGGACAGATTAAAGGTATCCCTGGATCTGGGAAAACCTATTGATGAGTTTTCTACAATAAGAGCCATAGAAGATATGGGGAGAAAGAATAAAGCAGGAAATATGAATTTCCTGGGCAATGGCATATATGATAGATTTGTGCCACCACTTGTTGATGAGATAATAGGCAGAAATGAATTTTTAACATCATATACTCCATACCAACCTGAAATATCACAGGGAATTCTTCATTCTCTATTTGAATACCAGAGCATAATATCAGACCTTACAGAGATGGATATAACAAATTCTTCCATGTATGACGGTTTTACATCCCTAGCAGAGGCCGTGAGAATGGCATACCGTATCAATGGAAAAAGCGAAGTTTTAATCCCAGAAAATATATATAAATCACAATTGAGCATAATAAAGAACTACACGGAAGGGCTTAATTTAAAAATTATAACATATGGATTCGGAACAGATGGGCTGCTGGATCTTGAGGACCTGAAGTCAAAAGTAACATCTGATACTTCTGCAATCATTGTAGAGAACCCGAATGTTTTCGGGCTTATAGATGAAAATGCGTTTCATGTCAGTGAAATCAAGAAAGATTCTATCCTGATAACATACTATGATCCTGTATCACTCGGATTTATTATACCTCCTGGAGAATACGGTACAGATATAGCTGTGGCTGAGGGGCAACAGCTGGGAATCCATATGAATTATGGAGGGCCTCTACTCGGGCTGTTTTCATTTAAAAAAGAATATGTGCACAGGTCTCCTGGAAGGTTAATTGGACTGTCAAAAGACTCTGAGGGAAAGAAAGCATTTGTTATGACTCTCCAGGCCAGGGAGCAGCATATAAGGCGTTCAAGGGCTATGAGCAATATATGCTCAAACCAGGCCCTTCTGGCTGTAGCATCACTTGCATACCTGTCCATCATGGGTTCCGAAGGGCTAAGAAAAATAGCGTTGATAACAATGAATAAGAGCAGGAAACTTAAAAATAATATGAAATCTGCAGGGATTAAGCCTGTATTTGACGGGATAAATTTTTCAGATAACCTGTTCTATTTTGACCAGCTGGAGATTCTTGAAAGCAACAACATATCAGGTGGAATAAGGCTATCTTCCATATCAGAATATAATGGATACGGAAATGCATCGTTTTTTTCAGTTACAGAAAAGACAGGCGACGAAAATATAGAGAAACTGGCAAAAATACTGGGTGATTAAAATGTACAGGCAAGCTTATTATGATGAGGATTTCCTGAATCAGTTTAATACAGGAAATGATTTCTATATGGATGATGTTGAAGATAGCTATCCAGAGTCAATAAGGAGAAAGTCCCTTAAACTACCGGATGTGCGTAGCGTTGATGTATCACGGCATTTCACAAGGCTTTCGGAAATGAATTATTCGGTGGATCTTGGTATGTACCCGCTGGGTTCCTGCACCATGAAATTTAATCCAAAATATGCAAATTATGCTGCATCTTTGCCGGATTTCCGGGATATTCATCCTATGGAAAGCCAGTTAAAAACACAGGGCACACTCGAGGTAATGTACAACATGCAGCAGTTTCTTGTTAAAATTTCAGGCATGGATTATGCAACACTTCAGCCGTCTGCTGGGGCACATGGGGAGTTAACAGGAATTCTTATAGTAAGAAAATATTTCGAAACCCGTGGAGAAATTGATAAACGCAATGAAATCATAATTCCTGATTCAGCACACGGCACCAATCCTGCATCGGCCGTTATGGCCGGTTTCAAAGTAGTTGAGGTTCCATCAAATGAAAATGGGCTGGTAGACCTTGAGGCATTAAAAGCGGCAGTAAATGAAAATACCGCAGCTTTTATGATAACAAATCCAAACACACTGGGCATATTCGATGACCAGATATCTGAAATAGCTACAATAATACACAACAATGGATCGTTGCTCTATTATGACGGCGCAAATTTCAATGCTATACTGGGCATTACAACTCCTGGCAAGATGGGGTTTGACATAGTGCACTTTAACCTGCATAAAACATTTGCAACCCCGCATGGCGGCGGAGGCCCGGGTGCCGGTCCTGTGGCTGTAAAATCCTTCCTCATGGATTTCCTGCCTGTTCCCATAGTGGTTAATGACAAAGGCACATATTCCCTATTCTACGGGCTCAAAAATACAATAGGCAAAGTATCCTCATATAACGGTTCATTTGGTGTGGTACTAAGGGCATTCTCATACGTATTGAAGAATGGAAATAATCTCAGTGCAAATGCAAAGAGAGCAGTAATGAATTCAAACTATATGGCAAAAAAATTATCGAAATATTATAAGATACCCTATAAACAACTGAAAAAGCACGAATTTGTACTTTCAACAGAGAATACGGGCAGGAAGGCGCTGGATATATCCAAATTTATACTGGATTATGGAATCCACTCCCCTACCACATATTTTCCGTTGATTGTAAAGGAAGCAATGATGATTGAACCCACAGAATCGGTAACGAAGAAGGATATGGATTATTATATAGATGTAATGGAAAAGGCACTTTCAGTTCCTGAAGAAGAATTAAAGCAATCGCCTGTAAACACATCTGTTCACAGGATAGATGAAATAGGTGCAGCCAGGAATCTTATATTAAAATGGCCGGCCCCAACGGAAAACCATTAAATAAGCATAAGGGATATGAAATAATGAAAATTAATGAAATGCAGGGTAACCTGAATAATGTTGAGGGGAAGGTCAAAATACTTTCTGTTGACAAACGGGAAATAACAACATCCAGGGGCGATACTGTATATTATTATGGCCTTGCAGGTGACGAAACCGGCGTGTTGCCATACACTGCATGGGAATTCCCTGCGCCTATAAAACCCGGTGATGTTGTACAGATAAAATATGCGAAAACAAAGGTTTACAACGATCGAATGAGACTTTACTTCGACTCCAAAACAGAGATTATGCTAAAACCCGGGGAAGAAATGGAAGTAAAAAACACATATAAAGATGTGAAGCTAATGGATCTTACAACAAAGAATCCATTTGTGGCTGTAACCGGGAAAATAAGCAATATGTCCGGCAAGGAATATAACAAAGCCGGAAAAACATTTATAATATACAATGGCTTCATAGAAGACGATACATCACGTGTAAGGATATCATCCTTCGGGAAACCTCTGGAAAACGGAAAGGTATACAGAATTGTGGGCGCCAGGGTATCTGAATTCAACAAACAGCTGGAAATTTCAATAGGCGATAAAACAGAGGTATTTATTGAGAATGAGGATATGGACTTTCAGAGATACTATAAATTATTTGAGGTCGATAACCCTGCAGGTGGAATTACTATAATGGGATTCATAATTACACTGGGGACAAAAAGTGGCATTATAAAACGCTGCAGTGAATGCAATAAGCCCCTGAGCAATGGCGTATGCCCGGATCATCCTGAGAAACCAACAAAACTGGACATATTTTCATATTTTACACTGGACGATGGAACGAAATATATACAGTGCATAGCAGGAAAAAATGCAATTATGCCTTTTATTGGCATAAAGGAGGAAGAGCTTCCACATTACGCAGGAGAGATTTACAGAATGCTGGAAGAAAAGCTATACGGCCACGCAGTTAAAATCAACGCAGATTTTATTAAAAATGAAGAAGATCTATCTCTCAGGGTTAATTCCATAACAAATATAGAAAGAGAAGATATAAGCAGGGAGATAGAAGCAAATCAACAGGTGAAATGATGGCGTATACAAAAAGGGAAAACTCATACTGGTTATTTTCGAGAGAACTAAAGGATTCAACAAAACTTGAGGGTGAGGAGAAGCGGCCTTATGTTATAACTCCCCTGGGTACAAAGGTAAAACGTATACTGTTTGCCGGAGCGATAACATATAAAAATTCCGATGACCGGATGGTAAAAGTAACGGTTGCCGATTATATCGGGTCGTTTTACCTCACAGCATTTAAAACTGGCTTCAGCAGTGAAATGGCTGAGGAACTGGATAAATTTAATGTGAACGACATAGTAATGGTTATGGGAAAAGTAAGCTCATTTAAAACAGATGATGGAATATTCTACTTTTCTGTAAATCCAGAGTTGATAAAAAGCATCGGGGAAACGGAACGGTATTTCTGGGGGGTACGTGCTTCTTATGTTGCAAAAAGGAAGATTCTCGCAATTACCGAAGCCATAAAAGACGATGTGGCAACAGTTGATACACTTCTCAAGCTCGGATACTCGCAGGATGAAGCAGAGGACGCAATAAGGGCGAAAGAATATTACACTGATTATGACTTTAAGTCCTATATGGATGCAATATCTTCAATCAATTTTGATTCCCCGGTAATGGCTGTGGCACACCGGGAGATGGATATTGAAAATCCGGAAAGTTTTGAAACAGAGGGCAATTCATCCAACCAGCAAAATACAGGGGCCCCACAGACTTTTAACATAGAAGAATTTGTACTGGCATACATAAAAAATAATGACAGCGGGCCAGGCTGCAAATATGATGACATTATAATTTCATGCTCAAACGCAGGCATCTCAAGGGAAAAGGTGGATGAAATACTTAATTCCCTTGGTTCCCGTGGTGAAATTTATGAAGTCTCCCTAAAAAGGTATAAACCCCTTTAATTTTAATAAAACATTTAAAATACTTTGTACAGATATAATATTATGGTAACCCTTGATGATATATTAAAATGGCTCAGTTCTGGAACAGATAATGCAAGCTCCCTGATTGATTTAAAATGGAATATAAAGAAAGTGGGAAATTATATAGCTCTGGAAAACAACAAAATACCCTTTGATATCCTGCTTTATGCAGACGATCAAAAGAAATCCTGCAGCCTTATAGTCAGAACAGGAATTGAAACAGCTACCATAGAGAACCAGCCACGCCTTACAATATACAGAACGCTGTTGCTTTTAAATCAAAAAGTTGAAATGGTAAAGTTTATGCTTGACGGGATCAATGAGGAAGTTGTAGCAAGGGAAGATTTTGATCTATCCGTGTTGACAAAGGACGTTCTTAATACCGGACTTAACACAATACTGGCAGCTTTCTACCTGATGGTTAAGGCACTGAATATGGAGGATGAATTCAATTCTGGCGTTATAGAAAGGACAGCTATGATGATAAAGGAAATGGCCAGTGCTGGAAAAACAAAGGAAGAAATAAAAGACTATCTTGTTTCATCACTGGGATTGAATGAGAACGATGCCAACAAGCTCATATCCGAGGTTCTTTCTGCGGATTCGGCTCCAAAAAATATGTACGAGTAATATAAATTTCTGGCAAATCTATATTTTTCCATAACATTGAATTTTTTATATTTAACAATATGCCATGGTTGCTAGTTGAAGATTTAATAGAAATACTTTTTAGCAGGTAAGATATATTAATTCGTGGTAAATATGTTTACTGAGATAATTCCAGTTGATTATACAACAGCCGTGCCCGGGTCCCTTGTATTCGCAGTTATCCTTGTAATAATAGTACTTGTAGTTATTATTACAGTGACAGTTTATTATCTGTATAAAATCATTTCATCACAACGTGGAAGAAAATATACAGGATCAGAATCAATGACAAATATAATCGGAATTGCCAGCAACAATATTGATAAAAATGCCGGCGGGTTTATAAAAATCGATGGCGTATCATGGGAAGTTATTAATAATGGCGATGAGCCCATTGAAAAATATGATAAAGTTGTTGTTACTGGCAGGATTGGCTTAAAACTTATGGTTAAAAAAATCAAAAAATAATGTTATATAAATTCTTATTTTTTAGACCCGGAATACTGGAACTACATGCCATTGCAAGCTATAAAGCAGGATTTAATGTGCACCCTTCTAATGAAAATTACTGACTCTTGAGAAATTATAATACTATTATAATTACCATGTAGCTAATAGAAAATTTTAAATCTTTCTGGAGAGCTAATACGTGTTATATTTATTGTAATTCCAGGAAGCGACGATAAATTTAACATCTTATAAATTATTATGGTGTATGGAATATGGATGTTATACATGTAATAAAATAATAAAAACAGGGGAGAAATTTACCTTCACAAAGGAAGGGCCTGTACATCTGGATTGCTTTGTAGCCACACAGAGGAAAAAGGTTCCCGAAGAAAAACAGGAATATCTCAGAAACCTCAGCATGGTCCTTGATTATGAATTAACCTACCTTGTTGAACTATTGGGATTAAAATCTGATGATAAACCAACATCGGAATTCATAAAACGCAGGATAACAGCAATAGAAAAGCAGGCCGGTGAAACTACCGGGCTTATTTATAACTTATAATTTTTTAAAATTTATTTTTTCTTTTTGAATTCAGTATATTTGCATTTTCCACAGGTATAGCGATCAGAGTGCTCTGCCATAAATACACCCGCGCCACATCTGGGGCATGTTCTACGCTTTCTGACTATTTTATCTGCTTCTACTGCATATAATTCTCTTTTTTCCATTATTTACTCTCCTTTTCCTTTAATCCATTTCTTAATAGCTCATAATCCGGCTCATAGAGCATTGCATGCTCTTTTGTGTCATATATTTTCACATATCCTTTCAGGGAATCCTTTCCTGTTTCCTGAATATTATGGTCAACTATTATGACTTCCTCTTTGGCTTTATAATAATCCATAAGCAGTTTTTTTATTTCATTCCTGCTTACAGTTTTTCCAGATTTAAAATCTATTGTATATTTTATCTCTTTTCTGAACAGCAATTTGTTATCCCTTTCGGAATCAACGCTGAAGTTCTTAATCATTTTTTCATTGCTCATTTCTGTACATCTCCATTATCATTTCTTTTATTCTTTCTTTTATTTCATCATTGACTTTTATGTACGCCATACCCACGTCAGGCACGCCATAAACTATTACTGTATTCTTATCTGCATAAAAAATTATTGGTATAACTGCCAGGTCCTCTTCGCCATCTACTTCTATTCTCCCATGGACGCCAGTGCTGATAAATTCATAAATTTTATTCATTAAATCAATAGATATGATTCCAGGCGGATTAGAAACAGTTATTGACCCCTCTTCATGCATAAATCTTTTTCCATCCCTTTTAGTTACCAGGTCTACTATCTGGAGATTGAGTTTAATGCCCGCATTTTTCAAATTCTCAGTTGTTACATCTCCCACGGAAATAATTTTATTTTTTAAAGCCAGTTCTCTTATATCATCAACGGAGCAGAGGGAATATTTGAAATCCTGTATATATTTCCTTTCCCTGCTTCCTATTACAATATTACGATCTAACTTTAATGGCATATATACCTTTTTCGGTTATTCCAGCTTTTTGTGCAATCTGGGAATTTATATCGTTTATTATCAGGAATCCAAACCAGTCTACCTTTGTACGTTCTTCCCCGTGTACCGGGCATACATCTTCAGTTGTGAGCCTCTTGCAAATTTTGCAGGCCTTATACGCTTTTTTCATTTAACACCTCAATTATTAACGTTCTCCTTTTTCATCCATTCCAATTTTCCAAGCCCGGGCTGTTTAGCAGTAAATCCTATTTTGCTATCAGACAGGGATGCTGAGGATAGATTCAGGGCAACAATCCTTACACGGATCTTATCTCCTACTTTCAATTCCATTTTGCTATCCTTTCCCACTATTCTCTGGTTTTCCATATCAATATTTATAGCATCATCCATAATCTGGCTGATATGCAAAAGCCCTTCAAATGGCCCGAATTTTATAA from Ferroplasma acidiphilum carries:
- a CDS encoding 30S ribosomal protein S27ae produces the protein MEKRELYAVEADKIVRKRRTCPRCGAGVFMAEHSDRYTCGKCKYTEFKKKK
- a CDS encoding GTP-dependent dephospho-CoA kinase family protein, coding for MPLKLDRNIVIGSRERKYIQDFKYSLCSVDDIRELALKNKIISVGDVTTENLKNAGIKLNLQIVDLVTKRDGKRFMHEEGSITVSNPPGIISIDLMNKIYEFISTGVHGRIEVDGEEDLAVIPIIFYADKNTVIVYGVPDVGMAYIKVNDEIKERIKEMIMEMYRNEQ
- the spt4 gene encoding transcription elongation factor subunit Spt4 encodes the protein MKKAYKACKICKRLTTEDVCPVHGEERTKVDWFGFLIINDINSQIAQKAGITEKGIYAIKVRS
- a CDS encoding 30S ribosomal protein S24e translates to MSNEKMIKNFSVDSERDNKLLFRKEIKYTIDFKSGKTVSRNEIKKLLMDYYKAKEEVIIVDHNIQETGKDSLKGYVKIYDTKEHAMLYEPDYELLRNGLKEKESK
- the gcvPB gene encoding aminomethyl-transferring glycine dehydrogenase subunit GcvPB, which codes for MYRQAYYDEDFLNQFNTGNDFYMDDVEDSYPESIRRKSLKLPDVRSVDVSRHFTRLSEMNYSVDLGMYPLGSCTMKFNPKYANYAASLPDFRDIHPMESQLKTQGTLEVMYNMQQFLVKISGMDYATLQPSAGAHGELTGILIVRKYFETRGEIDKRNEIIIPDSAHGTNPASAVMAGFKVVEVPSNENGLVDLEALKAAVNENTAAFMITNPNTLGIFDDQISEIATIIHNNGSLLYYDGANFNAILGITTPGKMGFDIVHFNLHKTFATPHGGGGPGAGPVAVKSFLMDFLPVPIVVNDKGTYSLFYGLKNTIGKVSSYNGSFGVVLRAFSYVLKNGNNLSANAKRAVMNSNYMAKKLSKYYKIPYKQLKKHEFVLSTENTGRKALDISKFILDYGIHSPTTYFPLIVKEAMMIEPTESVTKKDMDYYIDVMEKALSVPEEELKQSPVNTSVHRIDEIGAARNLILKWPAPTENH
- a CDS encoding cytochrome c-type biogenesis protein, translating into MVTLDDILKWLSSGTDNASSLIDLKWNIKKVGNYIALENNKIPFDILLYADDQKKSCSLIVRTGIETATIENQPRLTIYRTLLLLNQKVEMVKFMLDGINEEVVAREDFDLSVLTKDVLNTGLNTILAAFYLMVKALNMEDEFNSGVIERTAMMIKEMASAGKTKEEIKDYLVSSLGLNENDANKLISEVLSADSAPKNMYE
- a CDS encoding APC family permease, whose protein sequence is MVKTGLMRGSVGFWPLVGQTIAFTAPLASVVTSLTGAALYAKGALPLAILIAVISGLIWVNTPYQYSTKIASAGGFYTFTRKAIGPKYGLFDGLIYLMFEYAILANTTLFFSGVLIPAIFSDFFGITVSKYLWIPILIVFVLIFTVLPYIGIKPSVKYALFGSLLEIAILIILSAAIIIISGPKNTGTVFLPELSGGISPLFEGVVLGTFLMTGASGAVYIGEEAKMPRTNIKKAMAVSFVITGALFLLVAYAFTIGWGPTKMGNFATELIPGLILSDKFLGFPFLVVIVILLFNSVFVSMVSPLNVLGRISYSFSRDGVMPPWFVKIHPKYKTPSNAIAFMGISSIVVSVIVGLVYGPFYGYIILITIASLALFAGHIMSDFALPFLYHKLHELNIGLHIILPITSLIVLVFGVYFSVIPPVFPYSLATTATVILIALIGIFVAHFAKKRGKSIEDIGTIEAPLPGSNNEKINK
- a CDS encoding DUF2175 family protein — protein: MEYGCYTCNKIIKTGEKFTFTKEGPVHLDCFVATQRKKVPEEKQEYLRNLSMVLDYELTYLVELLGLKSDDKPTSEFIKRRITAIEKQAGETTGLIYNL
- a CDS encoding replication protein A; its protein translation is MKINEMQGNLNNVEGKVKILSVDKREITTSRGDTVYYYGLAGDETGVLPYTAWEFPAPIKPGDVVQIKYAKTKVYNDRMRLYFDSKTEIMLKPGEEMEVKNTYKDVKLMDLTTKNPFVAVTGKISNMSGKEYNKAGKTFIIYNGFIEDDTSRVRISSFGKPLENGKVYRIVGARVSEFNKQLEISIGDKTEVFIENEDMDFQRYYKLFEVDNPAGGITIMGFIITLGTKSGIIKRCSECNKPLSNGVCPDHPEKPTKLDIFSYFTLDDGTKYIQCIAGKNAIMPFIGIKEEELPHYAGEIYRMLEEKLYGHAVKINADFIKNEEDLSLRVNSITNIEREDISREIEANQQVK
- a CDS encoding NfeD family protein, producing MFTEIIPVDYTTAVPGSLVFAVILVIIVLVVIITVTVYYLYKIISSQRGRKYTGSESMTNIIGIASNNIDKNAGGFIKIDGVSWEVINNGDEPIEKYDKVVVTGRIGLKLMVKKIKK
- the gcvPA gene encoding aminomethyl-transferring glycine dehydrogenase subunit GcvPA — encoded protein: MSETDEILDYLNVKSVDGLFSDIPDRLKVSLDLGKPIDEFSTIRAIEDMGRKNKAGNMNFLGNGIYDRFVPPLVDEIIGRNEFLTSYTPYQPEISQGILHSLFEYQSIISDLTEMDITNSSMYDGFTSLAEAVRMAYRINGKSEVLIPENIYKSQLSIIKNYTEGLNLKIITYGFGTDGLLDLEDLKSKVTSDTSAIIVENPNVFGLIDENAFHVSEIKKDSILITYYDPVSLGFIIPPGEYGTDIAVAEGQQLGIHMNYGGPLLGLFSFKKEYVHRSPGRLIGLSKDSEGKKAFVMTLQAREQHIRRSRAMSNICSNQALLAVASLAYLSIMGSEGLRKIALITMNKSRKLKNNMKSAGIKPVFDGINFSDNLFYFDQLEILESNNISGGIRLSSISEYNGYGNASFFSVTEKTGDENIEKLAKILGD